A segment of the Cohnella algarum genome:
ACCCGTCCTCGTCCAAACGCGGCTTGACGCCGCGTCCGGGCGTGACCGTATCCATATGCGAAGTGAACAGCAGCGCCGGCGCCGATTCGAGCCCCGGCGAGGCCGGCAGCCAGGCGAACAGGTTGCCCGCCCCGTGCCCGGTCGCCTCCCGCGCGTCGTCTTCGGTCACTTCGCAGCCGAGGGCGGCGAATTTATCGCGCAGCTCGCGGCTGATTTCCTGTTCGAATCCGGTCTCGCTGTCGATTTGGACAAGCTCCATAAATTCGGCGATAAGCCGTTCCCGCTGCACCATTCGTATTCCTCCCGCTCGCCTTGGATCTTCATTTGCGTTACAATATACAGGATGGCCGCGCAGCTTATGCGCTTGAAAGACGATTCAACTCGAAAAGGAGGATCGCCCATGAACAACAAACGGCTGTTCAAGATTATCGTCTACGTCATGCTTTTCGCCATGGTCGCCTCGACCGTGCTGATGTCCGTCGGCACGTTGATCGGCTGATTCGCTTCGTCATAGCCGAACACGCGGATAAAATGCGGCAGCAGCCGCCGGCCGATCTCGTGCACCTCGTACTCTTGTCCCGTCAAGGCTTCCAGCGATGTGACGCCGAATTCGCTGATCCCGCACGGCACGATGCTCTGGAAGCCTTCCGCCTCCACCTGCCGCTTGACGTTAAAGGCAAACCCGTGGCTCGTCACGAAACCTCTGCGCGTTTTGGCCCGGTTGAACTTGACGCCGATCGCGGCGATTTTTTCGTCTCCGACCCATACTCCCGTGTACTCCGGCTTTCGCCCGCCCGTTATGCCGAACTCCGCCAACAGCCCGATAATCGCCTCTTCCAGGCTCCGCAAATAAGCGTGCAGGTCGAGACCGACCGCATCTAGATAGAGCAGCGGATACCCGACGAGCTGTCCCGGCCCGTGGTACGTGATGTCTCCGCCGCGGTCGATTTGATAAACGCCGATCCCCCGCCGTTCCAATTCCTCGGGCCCGATCAGCAAATGCTCCGGATGCCGGTCCGAACCGAGCGTGTAGGTAGGCGGATGCTCGAGCAGCAGCAGCGTATCCCCGATCCGCTCCCGGTCGATCTCTCGAACGAGCCGCTTCTGGAACTCCCATGCTTCCCCGTAATCGACTCGCGTAACGAACGCGGCTGTCAACGTTTTCATCCTGTGTGCGCCTCCCGTTTGCGGCTTGCCCCCGATACGGCCAAGGACCGCGCCGCCGGCTTGTCGGCAGGCTCGCTTTCCGAACCCCCGATCGGCCGGCGGGCAGTCCTTCGCTTTTCGACTAAAACGGCAGCTTCGTCTTTGCCTTTTCCCGCATGGTTCTCGTTCAATACAGCTTCGTATTCTTGTCGTAGCTTTCCAGATTGGCTTTGACCCGCTGGTGGAATTTTCCGCAAATGACCCCGTCCAAAATCCGGTGGTCGAACGACAGGCACAAATTGACCATGGAGCGGATGCCGATCATGTCGTTCAGGACGACCGGGCGCTTGACGATCGTTTCGAACGTCAATATCGCCGCCTGAGGGTAGTTGATAATCGGCACGGACTGCACCGATCCGAACGTGCCGGTGTTGTTGACGGTAAACGTGCCGCCCTGCAGGTCGGCCAGCTTCAGCTTGTTTTCGCGCGTCCGGCGCGCCAGGTCGTGGATCTCGTGAGCCAGGCCGACGATGTTTTTCTGATCGGCGTTGCGAATGACCGGCGTCAGCACCGAGTCCTCGGTTCCGACCGCAAGCGAGATGTTAATATCCCGTTTGACGATGATTTTATCGTCCGCCCAAACCGAGTTCATAATCGGGAACTCCTTGAGCGCTCCGACGACCGCTTTGATCAGGAACGGCATGTACGTAAGGTTGATGCCCTCCTGCTCCCGGAAATCGTCCTTCAAAAGATTGCGAAGCTCGACAAGATGCGTAATGTCGACTTCGACCATCGTCCAGGCGTGCGGAATTTCGCTCACGCTTTGGCGCATGTTTTTGGCGATCGTTTTGCGGATCGGCGTGACGTCGATGTAATACTCGCGGCCCGGCCCGACCTTGCCTTCGACCTCGACCGTCGGCATTCGGGCAGCGTCGGCGGCGGGTTCCGGGCGACTCGGCCGGGCGGGGGCTGCCGACGGCTCGGGAGCAGGCCGTCCGGCGGACGGCGCCGGCGAAGCGGCGAAGCCTCCCGTCTGGACGGCCTGCAGCACGTCCTTGCGCGTAATGCGCCCCCCGAGCCCGGTGCCGTTCACCCGGCTCAAGTCAAGCCCATGCTCGGCCGCAAGCCGTTGAACGGCCGGCGAATAGCGCCCGCGCATCGGCGCGCCCGGGTCGAACGCCGCCGCCGGAGCCGGGATCGCCGCGCCCGGACGGGCGGAAGCGGGCGCCGCGGGAACGGAAGGAGCGGCGCTTCCTTCCGCCCGCTCAGGAACGCCGTCCGCTTCGGCCGCCGAATCGGCTTCCGTTTCGATCAAGCCGATCGGAGAGCCGACGGCGACTTCCTCGCCCTCTCCCACGAGCTTTTTGACGAGCACGCCGGCAATCGTCGCCGGCAGCTCGGCGTTTACTTTATCCGTTTGAATTTCGCACAGCGGCTC
Coding sequences within it:
- the prli42 gene encoding stressosome-associated protein Prli42 → MRLKDDSTRKGGSPMNNKRLFKIIVYVMLFAMVASTVLMSVGTLIG
- the lipB gene encoding lipoyl(octanoyl) transferase LipB, with translation MKTLTAAFVTRVDYGEAWEFQKRLVREIDRERIGDTLLLLEHPPTYTLGSDRHPEHLLIGPEELERRGIGVYQIDRGGDITYHGPGQLVGYPLLYLDAVGLDLHAYLRSLEEAIIGLLAEFGITGGRKPEYTGVWVGDEKIAAIGVKFNRAKTRRGFVTSHGFAFNVKRQVEAEGFQSIVPCGISEFGVTSLEALTGQEYEVHEIGRRLLPHFIRVFGYDEANQPINVPTDISTVEATMAKSMT
- a CDS encoding dihydrolipoamide acetyltransferase family protein; the protein is MAKKIAEIIMPQLAESLVSATIDRWLKEPGDRVEMYEPLCEIQTDKVNAELPATIAGVLVKKLVGEGEEVAVGSPIGLIETEADSAAEADGVPERAEGSAAPSVPAAPASARPGAAIPAPAAAFDPGAPMRGRYSPAVQRLAAEHGLDLSRVNGTGLGGRITRKDVLQAVQTGGFAASPAPSAGRPAPEPSAAPARPSRPEPAADAARMPTVEVEGKVGPGREYYIDVTPIRKTIAKNMRQSVSEIPHAWTMVEVDITHLVELRNLLKDDFREQEGINLTYMPFLIKAVVGALKEFPIMNSVWADDKIIVKRDINISLAVGTEDSVLTPVIRNADQKNIVGLAHEIHDLARRTRENKLKLADLQGGTFTVNNTGTFGSVQSVPIINYPQAAILTFETIVKRPVVLNDMIGIRSMVNLCLSFDHRILDGVICGKFHQRVKANLESYDKNTKLY